A window from Flavobacterium gyeonganense encodes these proteins:
- a CDS encoding RrF2 family transcriptional regulator, with protein sequence MISGKFAISVHILTLLTKFPNDYLSSEFIAGSMNLNPVLVRKEIANLKAHHIVESKEGKNGGTKLSKAASNISLKEIFEMTFENIGLGYAKNQPNPDCPVGKKINQNLDVLYTEMNQKVCEQLEDISLEEFSAQF encoded by the coding sequence ATGATTTCAGGCAAATTTGCTATATCAGTTCACATCTTAACTTTGCTCACTAAATTCCCGAATGATTATTTGTCATCGGAGTTTATTGCAGGAAGTATGAACTTGAATCCTGTTTTAGTCAGAAAAGAAATAGCAAACCTAAAAGCGCATCATATTGTAGAAAGCAAGGAAGGAAAAAACGGAGGGACTAAATTATCAAAAGCAGCTTCGAATATTAGTTTAAAAGAAATATTTGAAATGACTTTTGAGAATATTGGTTTAGGTTATGCCAAAAACCAGCCCAATCCGGATTGTCCTGTTGGAAAAAAAATCAATCAAAACCTTGATGTTTTGTACACTGAAATGAATCAAAAAGTCTGTGAACAATTGGAAGACATTTCATTGGAAGAATTTTCGGCTCAATTTTAA
- a CDS encoding LURP-one-related/scramblase family protein, translating into MNPILNQNLFLVKEHIGMFKASNNYDIYDPANNQIIMHCRENSLGIFTKILRFTDYKRMTPFNVEITTADGEKLISVKRGIAFFRSTVEIFDEKDRLVGTFKQKFFSIGGKFEILDKNEKPVATLQGKWTGWDFKFSHENKQLAQVSKKWAGLGKEFFTSADNYVLQIEETVAADSPLRQLILAAVMCIDMVLKE; encoded by the coding sequence ATGAACCCAATCTTAAATCAAAATTTATTTCTTGTAAAAGAACATATCGGAATGTTTAAAGCCTCAAACAATTATGACATTTATGATCCTGCGAATAATCAGATCATCATGCATTGCAGAGAAAACAGTTTAGGCATTTTTACTAAAATATTACGTTTCACGGATTACAAAAGAATGACACCTTTTAATGTTGAAATTACTACCGCTGATGGTGAAAAATTGATTTCAGTAAAACGTGGTATTGCATTTTTTCGTTCTACTGTTGAAATATTTGATGAGAAAGACAGATTAGTTGGAACTTTTAAACAGAAATTCTTTTCTATTGGAGGTAAATTCGAAATATTAGACAAAAATGAAAAACCTGTTGCAACCCTTCAGGGAAAATGGACAGGCTGGGATTTTAAATTCTCACACGAAAACAAACAGCTGGCTCAGGTAAGTAAAAAATGGGCAGGATTAGGCAAAGAGTTTTTTACCAGTGCCGATAATTATGTATTGCAAATTGAAGAAACAGTAGCCGCTGATTCGCCACTTAGACAATTAATTCTGGCAGCTGTAATGTGTATTGACATGGTTTTGAAAGAATAA
- a CDS encoding LTA synthase family protein, with protein sequence MKKIRFLKPVLNFILIGLLITTLSRIFLFFIFKERVVETPDFWYIFPIGLRMDLILLCYLSFLPAVLITFLPNKWLKFTNSFLVIYSFIFLFLILFVELASPDFVKQYDTRPNKIFLDYLIYPKEVVGMLLKSYLTSIVVTFLILGAVIYLAFKKGKQFFHTIATDYKFKLMVFPLVAFLLFFGARSSLTSKRPINASNAVFSTDQLTNTLGLNSFYTVAFAAYSIKNEGNTKMYGKMDEAEAIARVKKYMIAGPNDFTDAEIPFLHVQQPDSVLKKPYNLVIFLQESLGAEYVGILGGKLLTPEFDKLSKEGLLFTNLYCTGTRSVRGIEAVVTGFLPSPSESVVKLGNSQQGFFTLADALKHKGYNTSFIYGGMANFDNMASFFNGNGFEDIVDQTDFESDGNKYAFKGTWGYSDEDLVTKANNYFKSKGDKPFFSLMFSTSNHEPFEYPAGRIKPYDKKPATVNNAMKYADFSIGKFFEMAKKEPYFKNTIFIVIADHNTRTYGKNLVPINKFHIPAFIMGPGVPKGAVYDRLASQIDIPPTLLGYLGIPFETPMVGRNLNKLDPKVQGRSIMQFNDINAFRVENQVVIMQPNLKPLQFEIKNDTTLVPVKLNEELAKDALAHVITAGNLYKQNKYKLRDTKK encoded by the coding sequence ATGAAAAAAATACGTTTTTTAAAACCCGTTTTAAATTTTATTTTAATCGGATTGCTGATCACTACCTTAAGCAGAATATTTTTATTTTTTATATTTAAGGAAAGGGTTGTCGAAACACCTGATTTCTGGTATATTTTTCCAATCGGCCTGCGAATGGATTTAATTTTGCTTTGTTATTTGTCTTTTCTGCCTGCGGTTTTAATTACCTTTTTGCCTAACAAATGGCTGAAGTTTACCAATTCATTTTTGGTAATTTATAGTTTTATATTTCTGTTTCTGATTCTTTTTGTAGAATTGGCTTCACCGGATTTCGTAAAACAATATGATACACGTCCGAATAAGATTTTCCTTGATTATCTGATTTATCCAAAAGAAGTTGTGGGGATGCTTTTAAAAAGTTATCTGACTTCTATTGTTGTTACTTTCCTGATTTTAGGAGCCGTTATTTATCTGGCATTCAAAAAAGGAAAACAATTTTTCCATACAATCGCCACAGATTATAAGTTCAAATTAATGGTTTTTCCTTTGGTGGCATTTTTATTGTTTTTCGGGGCTCGTTCAAGTCTGACTTCAAAACGTCCTATTAATGCCAGTAATGCAGTTTTTTCAACTGATCAGCTTACCAATACGTTGGGCTTAAATTCTTTTTACACCGTTGCTTTTGCTGCTTATTCGATTAAAAACGAAGGAAATACCAAGATGTACGGTAAAATGGATGAAGCAGAAGCGATTGCCCGTGTAAAGAAATATATGATTGCGGGACCAAATGATTTTACTGATGCAGAGATTCCTTTTCTACATGTACAGCAGCCTGATTCTGTTTTGAAGAAACCATACAATCTGGTTATATTTCTTCAGGAAAGTTTAGGTGCGGAATATGTTGGAATCCTGGGTGGAAAACTATTAACGCCTGAATTTGATAAATTATCTAAAGAGGGTTTGCTGTTCACGAATTTATATTGCACAGGAACAAGAAGTGTTCGCGGAATAGAAGCGGTTGTGACCGGTTTTTTGCCTTCACCATCAGAAAGTGTAGTAAAATTAGGGAATTCCCAACAAGGTTTTTTTACTTTGGCAGATGCCTTAAAGCATAAAGGTTATAATACTAGCTTTATCTATGGCGGAATGGCGAATTTTGATAATATGGCCTCATTTTTTAATGGAAATGGTTTTGAGGATATTGTAGATCAGACAGATTTTGAGTCAGATGGAAATAAATATGCTTTCAAAGGAACATGGGGTTATTCTGATGAAGATTTAGTGACCAAGGCGAATAATTATTTTAAATCAAAAGGAGATAAACCTTTCTTTTCATTAATGTTTTCGACATCCAATCATGAGCCATTTGAATATCCGGCAGGAAGAATCAAACCGTATGACAAAAAGCCTGCAACAGTTAATAATGCAATGAAATATGCTGATTTTTCTATTGGGAAATTCTTCGAAATGGCTAAGAAAGAACCGTATTTTAAAAATACCATTTTCATTGTAATTGCCGATCATAATACCAGGACTTACGGGAAAAATTTAGTGCCTATTAATAAATTTCATATTCCGGCATTTATTATGGGACCGGGAGTTCCAAAAGGAGCTGTTTATGACAGACTGGCAAGTCAGATTGATATTCCGCCAACATTATTAGGATATTTAGGAATTCCGTTTGAAACGCCGATGGTTGGTCGTAATTTGAATAAATTAGATCCAAAAGTGCAAGGAAGATCGATTATGCAGTTTAATGATATCAACGCGTTTAGGGTTGAAAATCAGGTGGTAATTATGCAGCCAAATTTGAAACCCCTGCAATTCGAAATTAAAAATGATACAACATTAGTTCCTGTAAAATTAAACGAAGAATTAGCAAAAGATGCCTTGGCACATGTTATAACTGCCGGCAATTTGTATAAACAAAATAAGTACAAGCTTAGGGATACGAAAAAATAG
- a CDS encoding RNA polymerase sigma factor, whose translation MNRDAQRQVYEHMAPKLYRVCKRYLKKEEEIEEALADAFYTIFTKLDQLKEEKAFEAWARKITVNHCLATIKKSTNFNMYLDDVKVLSQPFTDEISTLEEEDLLNLLNHIPDGCKTVFNLFVIEGFGHKEIAEMLKISEGTSKSQLNAAKTKLRELVNKLYYQKAK comes from the coding sequence ATGAACCGTGATGCCCAGCGTCAGGTTTATGAGCACATGGCTCCAAAATTATATCGCGTTTGCAAACGATACTTAAAGAAAGAAGAGGAAATTGAAGAAGCTCTTGCCGATGCTTTCTACACCATCTTTACAAAATTAGACCAGCTCAAAGAAGAAAAAGCTTTTGAAGCCTGGGCCAGAAAAATTACCGTTAATCACTGTTTGGCAACTATTAAAAAGAGCACCAATTTCAATATGTATCTTGATGATGTAAAAGTGCTTTCGCAGCCATTTACAGATGAGATTAGCACATTAGAAGAAGAAGATTTACTCAATTTATTAAACCACATTCCGGACGGCTGCAAAACTGTTTTCAACCTTTTTGTCATAGAAGGTTTTGGACACAAGGAAATAGCCGAAATGCTGAAAATCTCGGAAGGCACTTCAAAATCGCAATTAAATGCCGCCAAAACAAAGCTGAGGGAATTAGTAAATAAATTGTATTATCAAAAAGCAAAATAG
- a CDS encoding NAD(P)-dependent oxidoreductase, with amino-acid sequence MKIALIGATGFVGTAILNELADRKHEITAIARTPKDTKNATWIAADVYDADALSEILKGHDAVINAFNPGWANPNIYEDSIKGSKAIQDAVKKSGVKRFITIGGAGSLYVAPGVQLIDTPDFPKEIYDGANAARHYLETIKEEKELDWAFFSPAIEMHAGTKTGRTGKYRLGLENPVFNDEQRSILSVEDLAVVIADEIETPKHHQVRFTAAY; translated from the coding sequence ATGAAAATTGCACTTATTGGAGCTACTGGCTTCGTTGGAACAGCTATCTTAAATGAATTAGCAGACAGAAAGCATGAAATTACTGCTATCGCAAGAACACCAAAAGACACTAAAAATGCAACCTGGATCGCTGCAGATGTTTATGATGCAGATGCATTGTCTGAAATTTTAAAAGGACATGACGCCGTTATTAATGCATTTAATCCGGGTTGGGCAAATCCGAATATTTATGAAGATTCAATTAAAGGTTCAAAAGCAATTCAGGATGCGGTTAAAAAATCTGGCGTAAAACGATTTATTACAATTGGAGGTGCTGGAAGTTTATATGTTGCTCCAGGGGTACAGCTTATTGATACTCCTGATTTTCCTAAAGAAATTTATGATGGTGCCAATGCTGCCAGACATTATTTAGAAACGATTAAAGAAGAAAAAGAATTAGACTGGGCCTTTTTTAGCCCTGCAATTGAAATGCATGCAGGAACTAAAACAGGAAGAACAGGAAAATACCGTTTAGGTCTGGAAAACCCTGTTTTTAATGATGAACAAAGAAGTATTTTATCTGTAGAAGATTTAGCGGTTGTAATTGCTGATGAGATCGAAACTCCAAAACACCATCAGGTTCGATTTACTGCAGCATATTAA
- the meaB gene encoding methylmalonyl Co-A mutase-associated GTPase MeaB yields the protein MSSSNKQAGSLNEKAGISSHEITNASAIIQIRNKRRQQPSAEELISGILSGNRTVLSRAITLIESTNPEHTEKANEVIKGCLPNANKSIRIGITGVPGVGKSTFIEAFGTFLTELGKKVAVLAVDPSSTISHGSILGDKTRMENLVKNENAFIRPSASGENLGGVARKTRETIILCEAAGFDTIIIETVGVGQSETAVHSMVDFFLLLKISGAGDELQGIKRGIMEMADAIVINKADGDNIYKANQAKAEFNRALHLFPPKKSNWLPKATTCSAITKEGISDVWNSILDYFEMTKETGFFQQKRNEQNQFWMIETINEQLKQNFYNQPEIISLLEQNKKAVQNNEISPFAAAQLLLNKYKKSL from the coding sequence TTGTCAAGTTCAAATAAGCAGGCCGGCAGTTTAAACGAAAAAGCTGGAATTTCATCTCACGAAATCACCAATGCATCGGCTATCATTCAAATCAGGAACAAACGCAGGCAGCAGCCATCTGCTGAAGAACTCATTTCAGGAATCCTTTCCGGTAACCGCACCGTTTTAAGTCGTGCCATTACTTTAATAGAAAGTACAAATCCTGAGCATACTGAAAAAGCAAATGAAGTTATTAAAGGATGTTTACCTAATGCTAATAAATCGATTAGAATAGGAATTACTGGTGTTCCCGGTGTCGGAAAAAGCACTTTCATTGAAGCTTTTGGAACTTTTTTGACTGAATTAGGAAAAAAAGTTGCCGTATTAGCCGTTGATCCAAGCAGTACTATTTCTCACGGCAGTATTTTAGGAGATAAAACCCGAATGGAAAATTTAGTAAAAAACGAAAATGCTTTTATCCGTCCGAGTGCTTCCGGAGAAAATTTAGGTGGTGTTGCCCGCAAAACAAGAGAAACCATTATTTTATGTGAAGCAGCAGGTTTTGACACCATAATTATTGAAACTGTGGGAGTTGGCCAAAGTGAGACTGCCGTTCACAGCATGGTAGATTTTTTCTTATTATTGAAAATTTCAGGTGCTGGTGATGAACTTCAAGGGATTAAACGAGGCATAATGGAAATGGCAGATGCCATCGTTATCAATAAAGCAGACGGCGATAACATCTACAAAGCCAATCAGGCAAAAGCTGAATTTAATCGTGCACTACATTTATTTCCTCCAAAAAAATCAAACTGGCTGCCTAAAGCAACCACTTGCAGTGCTATTACAAAAGAAGGAATTTCGGATGTCTGGAACAGCATTCTGGATTATTTTGAAATGACTAAAGAAACCGGATTTTTTCAGCAAAAAAGAAATGAACAAAACCAATTCTGGATGATAGAAACCATTAACGAACAGTTGAAACAAAATTTTTACAATCAGCCTGAAATTATTTCATTATTGGAACAAAATAAAAAAGCGGTGCAAAATAATGAAATATCACCTTTTGCAGCCGCTCAGCTTTTATTGAATAAATATAAAAAAAGCTTATAA
- a CDS encoding DUF6929 family protein, which yields MEKFTLEILFQIIGIGSASGLFFNNDSLYVIGDNSGFLYEYNMQNQQLSQHALIDNPTQNIPKNIKPDFESIAHHNDTLYIFGSGSTENRNKMIAFDLKSKTVLQKNNLVDLYALMQNFGDIKPEDFNLEGAIFDGENWYLFNRGNGVSNKNTIFTIHAKNLGEEFALISVNYKLPKIKGVRSSFTDAILVEGKIYFLSTAEDTKSTYDDGEVLGSFIGRIDLKTMKIDFTQKITSTHKFEGLTLYKKENNKIEFLLCEDNDTDLLETKIFKLTLPVK from the coding sequence ATGGAAAAATTCACATTAGAAATATTATTTCAAATTATCGGAATCGGCTCAGCATCAGGATTATTTTTCAATAATGATTCACTTTACGTTATTGGCGACAACAGCGGATTTTTATACGAATACAACATGCAGAATCAGCAATTAAGTCAGCATGCCCTAATTGACAATCCAACACAAAATATTCCGAAAAATATAAAACCCGATTTTGAATCGATCGCGCATCATAACGATACACTTTATATTTTTGGTTCCGGTTCTACCGAAAACCGAAATAAAATGATTGCATTCGATCTGAAATCGAAAACCGTTTTACAAAAAAACAATCTCGTTGATTTATACGCGCTCATGCAAAATTTCGGTGATATAAAACCGGAAGACTTCAATCTGGAAGGTGCTATTTTTGATGGCGAAAACTGGTACTTATTCAATCGTGGCAACGGAGTTTCAAATAAAAACACGATTTTTACGATTCACGCCAAAAATCTTGGGGAAGAATTTGCGCTGATTTCTGTCAATTACAAATTACCAAAAATAAAAGGTGTTCGTTCCAGTTTTACCGATGCCATTCTGGTCGAAGGCAAAATCTATTTCCTTTCTACCGCCGAGGACACCAAATCAACTTACGATGACGGCGAAGTTCTAGGAAGCTTCATTGGCCGAATCGATCTCAAAACCATGAAAATCGATTTTACTCAAAAAATCACTTCAACCCATAAATTTGAAGGCTTGACACTTTACAAAAAAGAAAATAATAAAATCGAGTTTCTGCTTTGTGAGGATAATGATACTGATTTATTAGAAACGAAGATTTTTAAATTGACATTACCAGTTAAGTAA
- a CDS encoding MATE family efflux transporter, whose amino-acid sequence MNLKQYTKEFSYNLRLAYPVILGMVGHNLIGMVDNIMVGKLGSTELAAVSLGNSMIFIAMSLGIGFSTAITPIVAEGDAEKNDTKIRSAFHHGLFLCTILGLMLFGLIVLAKPIMEMLHQPQEVITLAKPYLDWVAFSLIPLIMYQGYKQFADGLSLTKYSMYAMVMANVLHVGMNYVLIYGIWIFPKMGIIGAAIGTVISRIFLVMFMHIMLSRRNDLKHFFKDFSFEEIKKETIKKIISIGFPSAMQMLFEVVLFTASIWLCGNIGRTSQAANQIALSLASMTFMFAMGLSVTSMIRVSNQRGLQDYKKLVIVARSIFLLAIIIESVFAVLFVAFHQFLPHIFLNMENTIQLTDNTEVIAIASKLLLIAAVFQISDGIQVVVLGALRGLQDVKIPMYITFVAYWIIGFPVSYYLAEYTPMKAAGVWVGLLAGLTSAALFLYIRFNYLTKKLIKN is encoded by the coding sequence GTGAATTTAAAGCAATACACAAAAGAGTTCTCATACAATTTAAGGCTTGCGTATCCAGTCATTTTAGGAATGGTAGGGCATAACTTAATTGGTATGGTCGATAATATAATGGTAGGTAAATTAGGAAGTACCGAGCTTGCAGCAGTTTCCTTAGGGAACAGTATGATTTTTATTGCAATGTCTTTAGGGATTGGATTTTCTACAGCTATTACACCTATCGTGGCTGAAGGAGATGCTGAGAAAAATGACACTAAAATTCGTTCTGCATTTCATCATGGCTTGTTTTTGTGTACCATTTTAGGATTAATGCTTTTTGGACTAATTGTTTTGGCAAAACCAATAATGGAAATGCTGCATCAGCCTCAGGAAGTAATTACGCTTGCCAAACCTTATCTGGACTGGGTTGCTTTCTCACTCATTCCGTTAATCATGTACCAGGGTTACAAACAGTTTGCAGACGGACTATCCTTAACTAAATATTCGATGTACGCCATGGTTATGGCAAATGTACTCCACGTAGGTATGAATTATGTTTTGATTTACGGAATCTGGATTTTTCCGAAGATGGGTATTATTGGAGCAGCTATAGGAACTGTAATTTCAAGAATATTTTTGGTGATGTTCATGCACATTATGCTGTCCAGAAGAAATGACCTTAAACATTTCTTTAAAGATTTTAGTTTTGAGGAAATTAAGAAAGAAACAATAAAAAAAATAATTAGTATTGGTTTTCCTTCGGCAATGCAGATGCTTTTTGAAGTAGTATTGTTTACCGCTTCGATCTGGCTGTGCGGAAATATTGGAAGGACCAGCCAGGCGGCTAATCAAATCGCGCTGAGTCTGGCTTCTATGACTTTCATGTTTGCAATGGGTTTAAGTGTTACTTCCATGATTCGCGTGAGTAATCAGAGAGGATTGCAGGATTATAAAAAATTAGTAATTGTGGCACGCTCAATTTTTTTACTGGCAATTATTATAGAAAGTGTTTTTGCCGTCTTGTTTGTGGCTTTCCATCAATTCCTGCCACATATTTTTCTGAATATGGAAAACACGATACAGCTTACTGATAATACTGAAGTTATTGCAATTGCTTCTAAACTATTATTAATTGCAGCAGTTTTTCAGATTTCTGATGGGATTCAAGTAGTCGTGTTGGGGGCATTACGCGGATTGCAGGATGTAAAAATCCCTATGTACATTACATTTGTGGCGTATTGGATCATTGGTTTTCCTGTTTCATATTATTTAGCAGAATATACTCCTATGAAAGCAGCAGGCGTATGGGTCGGACTTTTGGCAGGACTAACTTCAGCTGCACTTTTTCTCTACATTCGCTTTAATTACTTAACCAAAAAATTAATCAAAAATTAA
- a CDS encoding SIMPL domain-containing protein translates to MKVLLTLSILLSINSFSQTKTSIEKPFIEVSGKADTLVIPNKIWINVLLMEKDFKGKKSVEDMEKEMILKLESIGINTEKNVSLNYMSSNFNNYILKQTDIFKSKSYSILVTDANITAKVFISLEEIGISNVRIEKVENTDEEKIKLLINGKAILNAKQTAESFSKPLNQKVGNAIEISNFENMPNQFTGQLNEVVVRGYSSKIYGNRIVNYESNIEFEKIKISSSVQAKFLLE, encoded by the coding sequence ATGAAAGTACTTCTAACACTTTCCATACTTCTTTCAATCAATTCATTTTCTCAAACCAAAACTTCAATCGAGAAACCTTTTATTGAAGTTTCAGGTAAAGCAGACACATTAGTCATCCCAAATAAAATATGGATAAACGTGCTTTTAATGGAAAAAGATTTTAAAGGCAAAAAGTCTGTCGAAGACATGGAAAAAGAAATGATTCTGAAATTAGAATCAATTGGCATCAATACAGAAAAAAACGTTAGTCTTAATTATATGTCCAGTAATTTTAATAATTATATTCTGAAACAAACTGATATTTTCAAATCAAAATCATATTCTATTTTAGTTACTGATGCTAATATAACTGCAAAGGTTTTTATAAGCCTGGAAGAAATCGGAATTTCAAACGTTCGAATTGAAAAGGTAGAAAATACAGACGAAGAAAAGATTAAGCTCCTAATAAACGGGAAGGCGATATTAAATGCAAAACAGACTGCTGAAAGTTTTTCAAAACCTTTAAATCAAAAAGTTGGAAATGCCATTGAAATAAGTAACTTTGAAAATATGCCAAATCAATTTACCGGACAATTAAATGAAGTCGTAGTAAGAGGTTACTCTTCAAAAATATATGGGAATAGGATTGTAAATTATGAGAGTAATATTGAATTTGAAAAAATAAAGATTTCAAGTTCAGTTCAGGCTAAATTTTTATTAGAATAA
- a CDS encoding DoxX family protein: protein METLIVLFGAFTLTLLIIWITSKRLELRFSGRVAMALMLVFTAISHFVFTKGMTMMIPFLPWPNVIVIFTGVIELIAAIGILLPTTKVLTGKLLILFYILLFPANIYAAIHNINLRTADYTGDGASYLWVRIPMQLLFISWVYFSTIKNQKSK, encoded by the coding sequence ATGGAAACCTTAATTGTGCTCTTTGGAGCTTTTACGCTTACATTACTTATTATTTGGATAACAAGCAAACGTCTTGAACTTAGATTTTCAGGCAGAGTTGCTATGGCACTTATGCTTGTATTTACCGCTATAAGTCATTTTGTTTTTACCAAAGGAATGACAATGATGATTCCTTTTTTACCCTGGCCAAATGTGATTGTGATTTTTACAGGCGTTATAGAGTTAATCGCAGCAATTGGAATACTTCTTCCCACCACCAAAGTCTTAACTGGAAAACTGCTTATTTTATTTTACATTTTACTATTCCCTGCTAATATTTATGCAGCAATTCACAACATTAACTTACGAACTGCCGATTATACTGGCGATGGCGCATCCTATTTATGGGTTAGAATACCTATGCAGCTTCTTTTTATTTCCTGGGTATATTTTTCGACTATAAAAAATCAAAAATCAAAATAG
- a CDS encoding TonB-dependent receptor, protein MKNVKLISLALSMLISFVLKAQGKTVTRKHENNFVKTKIAPKTFIKSKDTISDIKVSSNFVKPTVSPNQIRICVPSRSLLKEPLYILDGDIINAKQFSKLNPSDIEEIKVLKGNDAISTYGNQAINGVVVIITKED, encoded by the coding sequence ATGAAAAACGTAAAACTTATTTCATTAGCCCTATCTATGCTTATATCTTTTGTATTAAAAGCGCAGGGAAAAACTGTTACCAGGAAACATGAAAATAATTTTGTAAAAACGAAAATTGCACCAAAAACTTTCATTAAATCTAAAGACACTATTTCTGACATAAAAGTTTCTTCAAATTTTGTTAAGCCAACAGTTTCGCCTAATCAAATTAGAATCTGCGTTCCTTCCCGATCTCTTTTGAAAGAGCCTTTGTATATTTTAGATGGTGACATTATAAACGCCAAACAATTTTCTAAACTAAACCCGAGTGACATTGAAGAAATAAAAGTACTAAAAGGTAATGATGCGATTTCAACTTACGGAAATCAGGCTATTAACGGGGTTGTTGTTATTATCACTAAAGAAGATTAG
- a CDS encoding PPK2 family polyphosphate kinase encodes MKAIDPKDFKVTDKIKLSRIPTLLGIEASDDEKEEKLDKVQAKLSDLQDVMYSHNRYGVLICLQGMDTSGKDSLIREVFKEFNPRGVVVHSFKTPNSSELEHDYLWRHYIALPEKGKFAIFNRTHYENVLVTRVHPEYVLAENLPGINSVDDITPKFWKKRINQINNFEKHITENGTIVMKFFLHLSKEEQRERLLRRLEEEKHHWKFSPGDLKEREHWKEYQKYYQEAINKTSTDYAPWYIIPADDKDMARYIVAKIIWEEMQKYTDIKEPELDDKVKANIEMYKKQLEEK; translated from the coding sequence ATGAAAGCAATAGATCCAAAAGATTTTAAAGTTACAGATAAAATAAAATTATCCAGGATTCCAACCTTGCTTGGCATTGAAGCCAGTGATGATGAAAAAGAAGAGAAACTGGATAAGGTACAGGCAAAACTGAGCGATTTGCAGGATGTGATGTATTCGCACAACAGATATGGTGTTTTGATCTGCCTGCAGGGAATGGATACGTCAGGAAAAGACAGTCTGATTCGGGAAGTATTCAAGGAATTTAATCCGCGTGGAGTGGTCGTGCATAGTTTTAAAACCCCTAATTCGAGTGAATTAGAACATGACTATCTGTGGAGACATTATATTGCTTTGCCGGAAAAAGGGAAGTTTGCCATTTTTAACCGTACACATTATGAGAACGTTTTAGTAACGCGTGTGCATCCTGAATATGTTCTGGCAGAGAACTTGCCGGGAATTAATTCGGTAGACGACATTACGCCTAAATTCTGGAAAAAAAGAATTAATCAAATCAATAATTTTGAAAAACACATTACGGAAAACGGAACTATTGTTATGAAGTTTTTTTTGCATTTAAGCAAAGAGGAGCAGAGAGAGCGTTTATTGCGCCGTTTGGAAGAAGAAAAACATCATTGGAAATTTTCACCGGGAGATTTAAAAGAAAGGGAACACTGGAAGGAATACCAAAAATATTATCAAGAGGCAATTAATAAAACTTCGACTGATTACGCGCCATGGTACATAATTCCTGCAGATGACAAGGATATGGCCCGTTATATTGTAGCGAAAATTATCTGGGAAGAAATGCAAAAATATACCGACATTAAAGAACCGGAACTTGATGATAAAGTTAAAGCTAATATTGAAATGTATAAAAAACAATTAGAAGAAAAATAA